CTCGAAGCCGCCGAAGGGCCGCATACAGTCATTGAGCGCATCCTGGCCAGCGTGCCCGAAGGGCGTGTGGCCGAGGTCATGGGCCAAGCAGATGGCCTCCGTAAGATCCTCGTTTAGGCTCAGGGTGCGGGCCACGCTCCGCCCGATCTGGGCGACCTCCAGTGAGTGGGTCAGGCGGGTGCGATACAGGTCCCCCTCGTGATTCACGAAGACCTGCGTCTTGTAGACCAGTCGACGGAACGCAACCGAGTGAATGATGCGATCCCGATCGCGCTGGAACTCGCTGCGCAGGCGCGGTGGTGGTTCGTCAAAGCGTCTACCGCGAGAGTGCTCCGTGCTCGTGGCGTAGGGTGCCGAGGTGTGGGCGCTCAAGGCTCTGCTGCCGCCAGGGTTTGCATGAGTGCGCCCTCATCGAAGTCCTGCGTGACGATGGCGCTTCCGATCTCCTGAAGCAGTACCAACACAAGTTGGCCGTGGCGGTTCTTCTTATCCAGGCGCATGTGATCGAGCAGCTTTGCAGCACCTACCGGAGGCGGGGCGATCGGCAAGCCTAGGAACTGCAGGAGCCGAACGATTCGGCTCACTTCGGCCTCCTCTAGCCAACCCAGCCGCGCTGACATCTGCGCAGCCATCACCATGCCTGCAGCGACCGCCTCGCCGTGTAGCCAGCCGCCGAAGCCCATTGCGCGCTCGATGCCGTGGCCGAAGGTGTGGCCTAAGTTGAGCAAGACGCGCAGACCGCTGCGCTCCTGTTCGTCCTGCGCTACCACATCGGATTTGATCATGCAGCAACGCTCGATGGCCTGGGCCAGCACTGCAGGGTCGCGTGCGTTAAGGGCCGTGCTCGCTTGCTCCAGCCAGCCGAAGAAGGGAGCATCGATGATGAGGCCGTACTTCACTACCTCGGCAAGGCCGGCGCGATACTGGCGTTCATCGAGGGTGGTGAGCGTGTCCAGATCGGCGAGGACGGCACTGGGTTGGTGGAAGGCGCCGATGAGGTTTTTGCCCGCCGGGTGGTTGACCCCAGTCTTGCCGCCGACGGAGGAGTCGACCTGGGCGAGCAGTGTAGTGGGTACCTGGATAAAGCTGATGCCGCGCTGGTAGGTGGCGGCAGCAAAGCCAGCGACATCTCCGGTCACACCGCCGCCGAGCGCGATGAGGCAGCCGTCGCGTCCCATGCGTTGCTCGACCAGCGCATCGAGTATCAATGCCATGGTGTCCAGGCTCTTGTGCTCTTCGCCGTCGCGAAGGACTAAGCCCTCAAGGCGGGCGCAATGGTCTAGCAATCCTGCGCGCAAGCGATCGGCGTAGAGTGGGGCAACGACGTCGTTGGTGACGATGAGAGCCTGCCGCGCATCGATGAGTTGCCCCAGTAGCGCGCCGCTATCGGCGAGCAGGTTTTCTCCGATGTAGATGGGGTAGCTCCGGTTGCCCAGGGCGACTTCTAGCGACCTCAAGGGGAAGGTTCCTGTGCGTCCGGAGGAGTACTTGTGTCGAGGCCTTCACGTTGCTTGAGGCGGGTTATGAGCTGGCCGACCACAGCGTCTACCGTGCAGCCGTCCGTGGGAAGGGTAAGGTCAGCCACGGACTCGTACAGGGCGTTTCGGACGGTGGCCAACGCCTCAAGCGTGCGTCCGCGGTCTTCGGTCTGCAGCAGTGGGCGATGGTTGCTGTGGCGCGTGCGAGCGAGCTGCGTGCGCACGCTGGTGGCCAAGTACACCACCAGGCCCCGTTTGCTGAGCAGGGTGCGGTTTTCATCGGCCAGCACGGCGCCGCCACCGGTGGACAAGATAACTGGCTGTTTCGCCGTTAGTTCGGCAATCACTGCGCACTCTCGGCGGCGAAATCCCGCCTCACCCTCACGCTCGAAGATGTAGTCGATGTCCACGCCCGTGCGCTGCTCGATTTCGTCGTCCGTGTCGAAGAACGGCATTTGTAGGCGTGCTGCTAAGCGCCGGCCGACCGCCGATTTACCGGCCGCCATCGGCCCGACGATGAACAAGCGATCCTGGGGGAGTGCGCTACTAGCGTTGCGGGTGCTTTGTCTGTCGCCCATGAGGGGAAGTGTGCCCCAAGGGCGGGGCCCGGCACCAATGTGGAGCAGTGATGGGCCCAGGGCCGGCGGCACTGCTGCCGCCAACCCCAGCTGCTGCTTGCTAGATGTCGATGAAGCAGGAGAAACCGTAGCCGAAGGGGCTTACCGGCCCGGTAGCGAGTCCGTCCGACGCTGCGTTCGGATAGCCGTTCGCTGGGTCGAGTGCGACGCCGACTCCCGGGGGAGTCACCTGAATGCTGTTTATGTCCGAAGCTGCCGTCGGAAGGATGAAGGAGGCCGTTTCGCTGAAGCTTGACCCTTCCACATCGGTGCGCGCCTCGACGATCACCTGAAGCCAGCTGCCGAATTGCTGAGCGTAGCTAATGGCCGTTAGCGCCTCACCCGCCGCGTCGGTGGTCACCGTGCCTGGGATATTGGCGTTGTTACCAACGTCGATCTCACCGTTGTTGTTGTCGTCCTCGCCCGGATCGAGGAATCCGTTGCGGTTGCGATCTTCTTCATCGCAGACCACGTTGGAGATCACGAACCAGCGGTTGGCGACGGCGTCGCCCGCCCAGTAGCCCTTGATGTAGCGTTCAGTGAGTACGGACAGCTGGATGTCCACACCGGCGACACCGTTACCGTCTGCGTCACTGGCCTGAACGAGGAGGGGAAGCTCGTAGGTCGCATCGTCCACTTCGGTGATCGTGTTACCGGTCCCGAACGTGAAGAACACCTCACGTCGAGCAACGGTAATAGCTGCCACGTCGGTGATATTCGTATTCTGGACGCGTGCCGTGATGCGCACGCCTTCGCTCGCACTAGTGGAGCTGCTAGCCACGTAGAAGGTCTGCGCCTCGCCCTGCGTGTTGGTGATTGCCGTACCGACCGTGAGGCTGCCGTTGGTCACGTCGTCCAGCTCGAAGATCACCGTCTGGTCCGTGACGAGGTTGTTCTGTGGGTCACGGACGGTCGCTCGAATAGCGGACTGCTCGTTCGGGCCAATATTGAACGGATCTGCCTGCACTTCGATGCTCGCCGGTTGCGTGGCGATGAAGTCGATCGGAAGTTGCGCAGACGGGCCGTCACCGACCGCAGCCGTGGCGGTGATTACCGCGCGCCCCGCGTTGGACGAGGTAATCGTGTTCGTCGCCACGCCGTTGACCGTGATGACCTGCCCGTTGTCTGCGAGCGTGCCGCGGGTCGTGGAGAACTGCACGGGCTGCCCATCGACCGGCGCGCCGGAAGTCTCCCACCGCACCTGCACGGTCTGCATCGTGTTCAAGGGGACCCGCGGGGGATCCTGGTTGGCGTTGGGGGGCGTAGGGGTAACGAAAACGAAGGAATCGGTAGAGATTTCGAGCGGGAGTGCGCGCTCGATACCAAGGCCGCTCACCAGGATCTGATCCGTCCCACCATTCTGCGCCGTGAGGGAGAAGGTGACGTTGCCCTCAAAGTTGGTTTCTAGCGCGTCGGGCGTGATCGGATTGCCAAGCGACGACGTCACGGTGATTGGGACGCCTGCAATGCCGTTACCGTTACCGTCTACCAGCACGGTGGAATACTCCTGAACAGCGCCAATCACGATGGACCCAGGCCCAGCGATTGGGGAGAACTCCGTGCCGATGACTTGCACGGTGGCAGCTCCCGTCAGGGTTAACCCATCGATGCCTGAGGCGGAGGCAGTCACGGTGATGGTCCTGTTGGTGGGATCCTCCTCGGTGCTCAAGGTGGCTGTGGCTCGTCCGGACGCGTCCGTGGTGTCGCTGGCCACTGTCAGCACCCCTGAATCTGCCGCAAAGCTCACCGCGATGCCCTCGACGGCGATGTTGCTCTCGTCTATCACGCGCGCCGTAATGGTGACTGGCAGGGCGCCGTCGGACTGCAGGATGTTGCTCGATGAGACTACCGTTACTTCGGACAGGACAACCTGCGGAGTCTCGGGATTCTCCCCCTCGTCGGGGGGCTGCGGGTCCGGGGGGACGACCAGTGTTTGGTCACTCGAGCAGCCCATGATGAAAAGGGCGGCTATGAGGAGCAGTAGGAAACTGCCTGCCTTG
This DNA window, taken from Pseudomonadota bacterium, encodes the following:
- the aroB gene encoding 3-dehydroquinate synthase, which codes for MRSLEVALGNRSYPIYIGENLLADSGALLGQLIDARQALIVTNDVVAPLYADRLRAGLLDHCARLEGLVLRDGEEHKSLDTMALILDALVEQRMGRDGCLIALGGGVTGDVAGFAAATYQRGISFIQVPTTLLAQVDSSVGGKTGVNHPAGKNLIGAFHQPSAVLADLDTLTTLDERQYRAGLAEVVKYGLIIDAPFFGWLEQASTALNARDPAVLAQAIERCCMIKSDVVAQDEQERSGLRVLLNLGHTFGHGIERAMGFGGWLHGEAVAAGMVMAAQMSARLGWLEEAEVSRIVRLLQFLGLPIAPPPVGAAKLLDHMRLDKKNRHGQLVLVLLQEIGSAIVTQDFDEGALMQTLAAAEP
- the aroK gene encoding shikimate kinase AroK, which encodes MGDRQSTRNASSALPQDRLFIVGPMAAGKSAVGRRLAARLQMPFFDTDDEIEQRTGVDIDYIFEREGEAGFRRRECAVIAELTAKQPVILSTGGGAVLADENRTLLSKRGLVVYLATSVRTQLARTRHSNHRPLLQTEDRGRTLEALATVRNALYESVADLTLPTDGCTVDAVVGQLITRLKQREGLDTSTPPDAQEPSP
- a CDS encoding Ig-like domain-containing protein; this encodes MRKAGSFLLLLIAALFIMGCSSDQTLVVPPDPQPPDEGENPETPQVVLSEVTVVSSSNILQSDGALPVTITARVIDESNIAVEGIAVSFAADSGVLTVASDTTDASGRATATLSTEEDPTNRTITVTASASGIDGLTLTGAATVQVIGTEFSPIAGPGSIVIGAVQEYSTVLVDGNGNGIAGVPITVTSSLGNPITPDALETNFEGNVTFSLTAQNGGTDQILVSGLGIERALPLEISTDSFVFVTPTPPNANQDPPRVPLNTMQTVQVRWETSGAPVDGQPVQFSTTRGTLADNGQVITVNGVATNTITSSNAGRAVITATAAVGDGPSAQLPIDFIATQPASIEVQADPFNIGPNEQSAIRATVRDPQNNLVTDQTVIFELDDVTNGSLTVGTAITNTQGEAQTFYVASSSTSASEGVRITARVQNTNITDVAAITVARREVFFTFGTGNTITEVDDATYELPLLVQASDADGNGVAGVDIQLSVLTERYIKGYWAGDAVANRWFVISNVVCDEEDRNRNGFLDPGEDDNNNGEIDVGNNANIPGTVTTDAAGEALTAISYAQQFGSWLQVIVEARTDVEGSSFSETASFILPTAASDINSIQVTPPGVGVALDPANGYPNAASDGLATGPVSPFGYGFSCFIDI